From the Candidatus Nomurabacteria bacterium genome, one window contains:
- a CDS encoding zinc metalloprotease HtpX, with protein MSTFLVLIVGIGFVFSQVYGNPSILYGFFIFSIFMNIFAYWNSAKIALRVSGAKPADEVQYRELHNIIENLSITAGIPKPKVYIINDSAPNAFATGRNKEHAAVAFTTGILDILDRTELEGVAAHELSHIGNRDILVSTIAVVLAGFISLIADIFLRSQIFGGRDNDSKGGSILMIVGIVLAILAPIFAMLVQLSISRKREFLADASGALLTRYPEGLASALQKISSHSAPLQKAHKATAHLFIANPFGGKVRGLFATHPPVEDRVKALLNK; from the coding sequence ATGTCTACGTTTTTGGTTTTGATTGTCGGTATTGGATTTGTGTTTTCACAAGTCTACGGTAATCCGAGTATTCTTTATGGATTTTTTATCTTTTCCATATTTATGAATATTTTTGCTTATTGGAATAGTGCAAAGATTGCACTCCGTGTGTCAGGAGCAAAGCCAGCCGACGAAGTTCAATACAGGGAACTCCACAATATTATCGAAAATCTTTCTATTACAGCTGGTATTCCAAAACCGAAAGTGTATATCATAAACGACTCTGCACCGAACGCATTTGCAACTGGTCGCAACAAAGAGCATGCAGCAGTGGCTTTTACAACAGGTATATTAGATATTTTAGATAGAACTGAACTAGAAGGCGTCGCTGCGCACGAACTTTCTCACATAGGGAATAGAGATATTTTAGTCTCAACAATAGCAGTAGTGCTGGCTGGGTTTATTTCTCTTATTGCTGATATATTTTTACGCTCACAAATCTTTGGCGGGCGTGACAATGATTCTAAAGGTGGAAGTATTCTTATGATTGTAGGAATAGTGCTTGCGATACTCGCGCCGATATTTGCGATGCTTGTGCAGCTCTCTATATCACGCAAACGCGAATTTCTAGCTGATGCATCTGGTGCACTACTTACACGTTATCCAGAAGGTCTTGCGAGCGCACTACAGAAGATTTCTTCACATAGCGCACCACTACAAAAAGCACACAAAGCTACAGCACACCTTTTTATTGCAAATCCGTTTGGAGGTAAAGTTCGAGGATTGTTCGCGACGCATCCTCCAGTAGAGGATAGAGTGAAAGCTTTGTTGAATAAATAA
- a CDS encoding LemA family protein gives MSPLIIVLIILAVLVVFSIGMYNGFVRLVNRTKEAWADIEVQLKRRYDLIPNLVSTVKGYATHESTAFEKVTQARAAAMGAKTAGEHGKTEAMLGQAITGLFGIAEAYPDLKANVNFMELQRELSDTENKIQAARRFYNTNVRDLNTKIEMFPGNIFVKMFSFAKMEFFDIPDDGVESKPVEVKF, from the coding sequence ATGTCACCACTAATCATCGTATTAATTATTCTAGCTGTTCTGGTCGTGTTCTCGATCGGGATGTACAACGGCTTTGTTCGTCTTGTAAATCGCACAAAAGAAGCTTGGGCGGATATTGAAGTCCAGCTAAAACGTCGCTATGACCTCATCCCAAACCTTGTTTCTACTGTAAAAGGTTATGCGACTCATGAATCTACTGCCTTCGAGAAGGTCACACAGGCTCGTGCTGCTGCTATGGGGGCAAAAACTGCAGGTGAGCATGGAAAAACTGAGGCTATGCTCGGACAAGCTATCACAGGGCTTTTCGGTATCGCAGAGGCATATCCCGACTTGAAAGCAAATGTGAACTTTATGGAACTTCAACGTGAACTATCAGATACTGAAAACAAGATTCAAGCAGCGCGACGTTTTTACAACACGAACGTTCGTGACTTAAATACAAAGATTGAAATGTTTCCAGGAAATATATTTGTAAAAATGTTTTCATTTGCAAAAATGGAATTCTTTGATATTCCAGATGATGGAGTGGAGAGTAAGCCAGTGGAAGTAAAATTCTAA